One genomic region from Methanocaldococcus fervens AG86 encodes:
- the acsC gene encoding acetyl-CoA decarbonylase/synthase complex subunit gamma, producing MAKKVSAMDIYKLLPKTNCKKCGQPSCMAFATKLLEKEATVDQCPILNTPKFEENKKKIIELVSPPVKEVWFGNDERKAVMGGDEVMHRYELAFFNPTPIGIDISDELSEEEIKNRAKEIENFVFERTGEQLKLDFIVIRNASGDVEKFKKAIEIVEKETKMPICIASLNPEIIKEALKVVKSKPMVYAATKDTLNDFIKAIKELKKENDVVLVLSSNNVKDLKNMAAKCLANGIEDLVLEPHTYPENIAETLDLNTMIRRSAIEREDKYLGFPILNLPINAYYYALNNECPISVFFEDKEVVAKMFEATIANTLMNRYADALIMHGTDIWELMPILTLRQCIYTDPRKPQAVEPGLYPIGNPDENSPVILTTNFSLTFYTVTGDFEKDNVTCWLLVMDTGGRAVDVSVAGGQYNGENAKKLIEETGIAEKVNHRIIILPALAAPARGDIEDKTGWTCVVGTRDSSQVGDFLRKNWDRILKEWREKNKAN from the coding sequence ATGGCAAAAAAAGTTAGTGCAATGGACATTTATAAGTTATTGCCAAAAACAAACTGTAAAAAATGTGGTCAACCTTCATGTATGGCATTTGCTACAAAATTGTTAGAGAAAGAGGCAACAGTTGACCAATGTCCAATTTTAAATACACCAAAATTTGAAGAAAATAAAAAGAAGATTATAGAACTTGTATCTCCACCTGTAAAAGAGGTTTGGTTTGGAAATGATGAAAGGAAGGCAGTTATGGGTGGAGATGAAGTAATGCATAGATATGAGTTGGCATTCTTCAACCCAACGCCTATCGGTATTGATATAAGTGATGAATTAAGTGAAGAGGAGATCAAAAATAGAGCTAAAGAAATAGAGAACTTTGTATTTGAAAGAACTGGAGAGCAGTTAAAATTGGACTTTATTGTTATAAGAAATGCTTCTGGAGATGTTGAGAAATTTAAAAAAGCTATAGAGATTGTTGAAAAAGAAACAAAAATGCCTATTTGTATTGCCTCATTAAATCCTGAGATTATAAAAGAGGCTTTAAAAGTAGTTAAATCAAAACCAATGGTTTATGCCGCAACAAAAGATACATTAAATGATTTCATAAAAGCCATTAAGGAGCTTAAAAAAGAGAATGATGTTGTTTTAGTATTATCATCAAATAACGTCAAAGATTTAAAAAATATGGCTGCAAAGTGCTTAGCTAATGGTATTGAAGATTTGGTTTTAGAACCACATACATACCCAGAAAATATCGCCGAAACATTAGATTTAAATACCATGATTAGAAGAAGCGCTATTGAAAGGGAGGATAAATACTTAGGATTTCCAATATTGAACTTACCAATTAATGCCTATTACTATGCTTTAAACAATGAATGTCCAATTTCTGTATTTTTTGAGGATAAAGAAGTTGTTGCCAAGATGTTTGAAGCTACAATTGCAAATACTTTAATGAATAGGTATGCAGATGCTTTAATCATGCATGGAACAGATATTTGGGAGCTAATGCCAATCTTAACATTGAGGCAGTGCATTTATACTGACCCAAGAAAACCACAGGCAGTTGAGCCTGGATTATATCCAATTGGAAACCCAGATGAAAACAGCCCAGTTATATTAACAACGAACTTCTCATTAACATTCTACACAGTTACTGGAGACTTTGAGAAAGACAACGTTACTTGCTGGCTGTTGGTAATGGATACTGGAGGTAGAGCAGTTGATGTCTCAGTTGCAGGAGGGCAGTATAATGGAGAAAATGCTAAAAAATTAATTGAAGAAACAGGAATTGCTGAAAAAGTAAATCATAGAATAATAATTCTACCTGCATTAGCAGCACCAGCAAGAGGAGATATTGAGGATAAAACAGGATGGACGTGTGTTGTTGGAACGAGAGATTCTTCCCAAGTTGGTGACTTCCTGAGAAAGAACTGGGATAGGATATTAAAAGAATGGAGAGAAAAGAATAAAGCTAATTAA
- a CDS encoding pyridoxal phosphate-dependent aminotransferase: MISSRCKNIKPSAIREVFNLATSDCINLGIGEPDFDTPKHIVEKAKKALDEGKTHYSPNNGIPELREEISNKLKKDYNLDVDKDNIIITCGASEALMLSIMALVDRGNEVLIPNPSFVSYFSLTEFAEGKIKNINLDENFDVDLEEVKESITKKTKLIIFNSPANPTGKVYDKETIKGLAEIAEDYNLIIISDEVYDKIIYDKKHYSPMQFTDRCILINGFSKTYAMTGWRIGYLAVSDELSNELDLINNMIKIHQYSFACATTFAQHGALAALRGSQKCVEDMVNEFRRRRDLIYNGLKDVFKVNKPDGAFYIFPDVSEYGDGVEVAKKLIENKVLCVPGIAFGENGANYIRFSYATKYEDIEKALEIIRNLF, encoded by the coding sequence ATGATAAGCAGTAGATGTAAAAATATAAAGCCGTCAGCAATTAGGGAAGTTTTTAATTTGGCGACATCTGATTGCATAAATTTGGGAATAGGGGAGCCAGATTTTGATACACCAAAGCATATAGTTGAAAAGGCAAAAAAGGCATTAGATGAGGGAAAAACTCACTACTCTCCAAACAATGGTATTCCAGAGCTTAGAGAAGAGATAAGCAACAAATTGAAGAAAGATTATAACTTAGATGTTGATAAAGATAATATAATAATTACCTGCGGAGCTTCAGAGGCGTTAATGTTATCAATAATGGCTTTAGTTGATAGAGGGAATGAAGTTTTAATTCCAAACCCATCTTTTGTATCTTATTTTTCATTAACAGAGTTTGCAGAAGGGAAGATTAAAAATATAAATTTGGATGAGAATTTTGATGTTGATTTAGAAGAGGTTAAAGAATCGATAACTAAAAAAACAAAGTTGATAATCTTTAACTCCCCAGCAAATCCTACTGGAAAGGTTTATGACAAAGAAACAATAAAAGGATTGGCAGAAATAGCTGAGGACTACAATTTAATTATAATTTCGGATGAAGTTTATGATAAAATTATCTATGATAAAAAACACTACTCACCAATGCAATTTACTGATAGATGCATACTAATAAATGGATTTTCTAAAACCTATGCAATGACTGGTTGGAGAATTGGTTATTTGGCTGTTTCAGATGAATTAAGTAATGAGTTGGATTTAATCAACAACATGATAAAAATCCACCAATACAGCTTTGCCTGTGCTACAACCTTTGCCCAACATGGTGCTTTAGCAGCTTTGAGAGGAAGTCAAAAATGTGTTGAGGATATGGTTAATGAGTTTAGAAGGAGGAGGGATTTGATATACAATGGATTAAAAGATGTTTTTAAAGTTAATAAACCTGATGGGGCATTTTACATATTCCCAGATGTGTCTGAGTATGGAGATGGTGTAGAGGTTGCTAAAAAATTAATTGAAAATAAAGTTTTATGCGTTCCTGGAATTGCATTTGGAGAAAATGGGGCTAATTATATAAGATTCAGCTACGCCACGAAGTATGAGGATATAGAAAAAGCGTTAGAAATTATAAGAAATCTCTTCTAA
- the selD gene encoding selenide, water dikinase SelD produces the protein MEKEGKMRLTEMVKLHGUACKLPSTELEYLVKGIVTDKDLSNKDILVGLGDDAAVIKRDGLVIAKTVDVFTPIVDDPYIQGKIAACNSMSDIYAMGLLDIVGVLAIVGIPEKLPIPIVREMLKGFQDFCRENETTIVGGHTILNPWPLIGGAVTGVGKEEEVLTKAGAKEGDILILTKPLGTQTAMALSRIPEEFKDLIDVSEEEKEYIINKAIELMTTSNRYALMALRRAEKRVGDKIANALTDITGFGILGHSNEMADNSNVLIEINLLPCIKKTPELSRLFGHALLDGYGAETAGGLLISAKKEYKDDLINELEKSNCYAFEVGRVVKKGEGKAVLSKDVKVIEI, from the coding sequence ATGGAAAAAGAAGGAAAAATGAGATTAACTGAAATGGTTAAACTCCATGGATGAGCTTGCAAACTGCCCAGCACCGAGTTAGAGTATTTAGTTAAAGGAATAGTTACTGACAAAGATTTATCAAATAAAGATATTTTAGTTGGGTTGGGTGATGATGCAGCAGTAATTAAAAGAGATGGGTTGGTTATAGCAAAGACCGTTGATGTTTTCACTCCAATTGTTGATGATCCCTATATACAAGGGAAGATAGCTGCCTGTAACTCAATGAGCGACATCTATGCCATGGGATTGTTGGATATAGTTGGAGTCTTAGCAATTGTAGGTATTCCAGAAAAATTGCCAATACCCATAGTTAGAGAGATGCTGAAAGGATTTCAGGACTTTTGTAGAGAAAATGAAACAACAATCGTTGGAGGGCATACAATACTAAATCCATGGCCTTTGATTGGAGGAGCTGTTACAGGAGTTGGAAAAGAGGAAGAGGTCTTAACAAAGGCTGGAGCTAAGGAAGGAGACATCTTAATATTAACAAAACCACTAGGAACTCAGACAGCGATGGCGTTATCAAGGATTCCAGAGGAATTTAAAGATTTAATAGATGTTAGTGAGGAAGAGAAAGAGTATATAATAAATAAGGCAATAGAGCTAATGACTACATCAAATAGATATGCGTTAATGGCTTTGAGAAGAGCGGAAAAAAGAGTTGGGGATAAAATAGCCAATGCATTAACTGATATAACAGGATTTGGTATATTAGGGCATTCAAATGAAATGGCTGATAACAGTAACGTTTTGATAGAGATAAATTTACTTCCATGCATAAAAAAGACCCCAGAATTGAGTAGGTTGTTTGGACATGCTTTATTGGATGGATATGGAGCTGAAACTGCTGGAGGTTTATTAATATCGGCAAAAAAAGAATACAAAGATGATTTAATTAATGAGTTGGAGAAATCTAACTGCTATGCCTTTGAAGTTGGAAGGGTAGTTAAAAAAGGAGAAGGAAAGGCAGTTTTAAGTAAAGATGTTAAAGTTATTGAAATTTAA
- the purC gene encoding phosphoribosylaminoimidazolesuccinocarboxamide synthase, translated as MNINLEEILKKQPLYSGKAKSIYEIDEDKVLIEFRDDITAGNGAKHDVKQGKGYLNALISSKLFEILEKNGIKTHYIKYIEPRYMVAKKVEIIPIEVIVRNIAAGSLCRRYPFEEGKELPFPVVQFDYKNDEYKDPMLNDDIAVALGLATREELNKIKEIALKVNEVLKKLFDEKGIILVDFKIEIGKDKDGNLLVADEISPDTMRLWDKETRDVLDKDVFRKNLGDVIAKYRVVAERLGLL; from the coding sequence ATGAATATAAACTTAGAAGAAATTTTAAAAAAACAGCCATTGTATAGTGGAAAGGCAAAATCTATTTATGAAATTGATGAAGATAAGGTGTTAATTGAGTTTAGGGATGATATAACAGCTGGAAATGGGGCTAAGCATGATGTTAAGCAGGGAAAGGGTTATTTAAACGCTTTAATATCTTCAAAGTTGTTTGAAATTTTGGAAAAAAATGGTATAAAAACCCACTACATAAAATATATAGAGCCAAGATACATGGTGGCTAAAAAAGTTGAAATAATTCCAATAGAGGTTATAGTTAGAAACATAGCCGCTGGAAGTTTGTGTAGAAGGTATCCCTTTGAAGAGGGGAAAGAGCTACCTTTCCCAGTTGTTCAGTTTGATTATAAAAATGATGAATATAAAGATCCGATGTTAAATGATGATATTGCAGTGGCATTAGGTTTAGCTACAAGAGAAGAGTTAAATAAGATTAAAGAGATTGCATTAAAGGTTAACGAAGTATTGAAAAAATTGTTTGACGAAAAAGGTATTATATTAGTTGACTTCAAAATTGAAATTGGAAAAGATAAAGATGGCAATTTATTAGTTGCTGATGAGATTAGCCCAGACACCATGAGATTGTGGGATAAAGAGACAAGAGATGTTTTAGATAAGGATGTGTTTAGAAAGAATTTAGGAGATGTTATTGCAAAATATAGAGTTGTTGCTGAAAGGTTAGGATTGTTATAA
- the purS gene encoding phosphoribosylformylglycinamidine synthase subunit PurS, whose protein sequence is MYKATVIIKLKKGVLNPEGRTIKRALNFLGFDNVKEVQTYKMIDIIMEGESEEKVKEKVEEMCKKLLANPVIHDYEIKIEKVD, encoded by the coding sequence ATGTACAAAGCAACGGTTATAATAAAGCTAAAAAAAGGTGTTTTAAACCCAGAAGGAAGAACAATAAAGAGGGCTTTAAACTTTTTAGGATTTGATAATGTTAAAGAAGTCCAAACGTATAAGATGATTGATATAATTATGGAAGGGGAGAGTGAAGAAAAGGTTAAGGAAAAAGTTGAGGAGATGTGTAAAAAGTTGTTGGCAAACCCTGTTATTCACGATTACGAGATAAAAATAGAGAAGGTCGATTAA